In Gemmatimonadetes bacterium T265, one DNA window encodes the following:
- a CDS encoding magnesium transporter MgtE yields MLQMPAVAPADSAPELLYLVHRDPEELAAACNAMRPADIAESLRRLPADAGAKVLGALPFDLAVQTFDEPELADWRCELVHRLDTDTAATLVDAMSADQQADLFRELPDADRARLLPRVDAPTRAGLELLLRYQPGTAGGIMTTEFVALPAGLTAGAALDEVARVAPGKETVYVAYVTDAAPGQDAAQGRLVRAVSLRDLLVAPREQPVAEVGVPRPPITVRAETPRAAVARTVGKYNLLAVPVVDDAGRVLGIVTVDDVIDAIVREQTEDIQKLGGNEAFDVPYTRIGFWQMVRKRAGWLCALFLSEMLTATAMQRFEGTIEKAVVLSMFIPLVMSSGGNSGSQATSLIIRALALRELSLGDWWRTARRELPTGLVLGSILGVIGFARIELWQHLGLYDYGVHHWLVALTVGTALIGIVAFGSLAGSMLPFVLKRLGFDPASASAPFVATLVDVTGLIIYFSVAVVILRGTLL; encoded by the coding sequence TTGCTCCAAATGCCTGCTGTTGCACCCGCCGATTCGGCCCCCGAGCTGCTCTACCTCGTCCACCGCGACCCGGAGGAGCTGGCGGCCGCGTGCAACGCGATGCGCCCGGCCGACATCGCCGAGTCGCTCCGGCGCCTGCCGGCCGACGCGGGGGCGAAAGTGCTCGGCGCACTGCCGTTCGACCTCGCCGTGCAGACCTTCGACGAGCCCGAGCTCGCCGACTGGCGGTGCGAACTCGTCCACCGGCTCGACACCGACACGGCGGCAACGCTGGTCGACGCGATGAGCGCGGACCAGCAGGCGGACCTCTTCCGCGAGCTCCCCGACGCCGACCGGGCGCGGCTGCTGCCGCGGGTCGACGCGCCGACGCGGGCCGGACTCGAGCTGTTGCTGCGCTACCAGCCCGGCACCGCGGGCGGGATCATGACGACGGAATTCGTCGCTCTGCCGGCGGGCCTCACGGCGGGCGCGGCACTCGACGAGGTCGCACGCGTGGCGCCCGGCAAGGAGACCGTCTACGTCGCCTACGTGACCGACGCCGCGCCGGGCCAGGACGCCGCGCAGGGGCGGCTCGTGCGGGCCGTCTCGCTGCGCGACCTGCTCGTCGCGCCGCGCGAGCAGCCGGTGGCGGAGGTGGGGGTGCCGCGACCGCCGATCACCGTGCGGGCGGAAACGCCCCGGGCCGCCGTCGCGCGTACGGTCGGCAAGTACAACCTGCTCGCCGTGCCCGTCGTCGACGACGCCGGGCGCGTGCTCGGCATCGTCACCGTGGACGACGTCATCGACGCGATCGTGCGCGAGCAGACCGAGGACATTCAGAAGCTCGGCGGCAACGAGGCGTTCGACGTGCCGTACACGCGCATCGGCTTCTGGCAGATGGTCCGGAAGCGCGCCGGGTGGCTCTGCGCGCTCTTTCTCTCCGAGATGCTGACCGCGACGGCGATGCAGCGGTTCGAGGGGACGATCGAGAAGGCCGTCGTGCTCTCGATGTTCATCCCGCTCGTGATGAGCTCGGGCGGGAACTCGGGGTCGCAGGCGACGTCGCTTATCATCCGCGCGCTCGCGCTGCGCGAGCTCTCGCTCGGCGACTGGTGGCGCACCGCACGGCGCGAGCTGCCCACGGGGCTCGTGTTAGGCAGCATCCTCGGCGTGATCGGGTTTGCGCGCATCGAGCTGTGGCAGCACCTCGGGCTCTACGACTACGGGGTGCACCACTGGCTCGTCGCGCTCACGGTGGGGACGGCGCTGATCGGGATCGTCGCGTTCGGGTCGCTGGCCGGGAGCATGCTGCCGTTCGTCCTCAAGCGACTCGGCTTCGACCCGGCGAGCGCGTCGGCGCCGTTCGTGGCGACGCTCGTCGACGTCACCGGGTTGATCATTTACTTCTCTGTCGCGGTCGTGATCCTGCGGGGGACGCTGTTGTAG
- a CDS encoding glucoamylase, translating into MPARIEDYALIGDCETAALVSRDGSVDWLCIPRFDSAACFAALLGGPEHGRWSLAPADAEARATRRYRPDTMILETEWETADGAVTVVDFMPVRDQKPDLVRIVVGRRGRVKMRTEFVVRFAYGAAVPWVTRLEDDHDADRDAAQAEQPRPATALRAIAGPDMIVLRTPVELRGENLTTIGEFEVGEGETVPFTLSYAASHEPPPAATDPQTSLARTEAFWREWAGRCTYEGPYREAVVRSLLTLKALTYAPTGGIVAAPTTSLPEQIGGPRNWDYRFCWLRDATLTLSALMDAGYDDEAGAWRGWLLRAVAGSPAQVQIMYGLRGERHLMEWEVPWLPGYEGSAPVRVGNAAHGQLQLDVFGEVIDALAAARAGGFAESPESWSLARALASHLETIWAEPDEGIWEVRGERQHFTHSKVMAWVAFDRMVRGVERHGLEGPVDRWRATRQAIHDEVCARAFDPSVGPSGSFMQAYGSKQLDASTLVIPLVGFLPPTDPRVKGTVEAVEQRLLAGGFVRRYDTARTDDGLPGGEGAFLACSFWLAQNYVLQGRGDDALTLFDRLLSLRNDVGLLSEEYDYRDGRLVGNFPQAFSHLGLVGTAYALANATQVKGKAEETGGVPMRSGMGAGVPGGAGSR; encoded by the coding sequence ATGCCCGCGCGCATCGAGGACTACGCCCTGATCGGCGATTGCGAGACCGCCGCGCTCGTCTCGCGCGACGGATCGGTCGACTGGCTCTGCATCCCGCGCTTCGACTCCGCGGCGTGCTTCGCCGCCCTGCTCGGCGGGCCCGAGCACGGCCGCTGGTCGCTCGCGCCGGCCGACGCCGAGGCGCGCGCGACGCGGCGCTACCGGCCCGACACGATGATCCTCGAAACAGAGTGGGAGACGGCGGACGGTGCGGTGACGGTCGTCGATTTCATGCCGGTTCGCGACCAGAAGCCCGACCTCGTGCGGATCGTCGTCGGCCGCCGCGGGCGAGTCAAGATGCGCACCGAGTTCGTCGTCCGCTTCGCGTACGGCGCGGCGGTGCCGTGGGTGACGCGACTCGAGGACGACCACGACGCGGACCGCGACGCGGCGCAGGCCGAGCAGCCGCGCCCCGCGACGGCGCTGCGCGCGATTGCCGGACCCGACATGATCGTCCTGCGGACGCCGGTCGAACTGCGCGGCGAGAACCTCACCACGATCGGGGAGTTCGAAGTCGGCGAAGGCGAGACCGTGCCGTTCACTCTGAGCTACGCCGCGTCGCACGAGCCGCCGCCGGCCGCGACCGACCCGCAGACGTCGCTCGCGCGAACGGAGGCGTTCTGGCGCGAGTGGGCCGGCCGCTGCACCTACGAGGGGCCGTACCGCGAGGCGGTCGTGCGCTCGCTGCTCACGCTCAAGGCGCTGACCTACGCGCCGACCGGCGGGATCGTCGCCGCGCCGACGACGTCGCTCCCCGAGCAGATCGGCGGCCCGCGCAACTGGGACTACCGCTTCTGCTGGCTCCGCGACGCGACGCTGACGCTGTCGGCGCTCATGGACGCGGGCTACGACGACGAAGCCGGGGCGTGGCGCGGCTGGCTGCTCCGCGCGGTGGCCGGGAGCCCGGCACAGGTGCAGATCATGTACGGGCTACGCGGCGAGCGCCACCTGATGGAGTGGGAGGTGCCGTGGCTCCCCGGTTACGAGGGCTCGGCGCCGGTGCGGGTCGGCAACGCCGCGCACGGGCAGTTGCAACTCGACGTCTTCGGCGAGGTGATCGACGCGCTCGCGGCCGCGCGGGCCGGGGGCTTCGCGGAGAGCCCGGAGTCGTGGAGTCTCGCGCGCGCGCTCGCCAGCCACCTCGAAACGATCTGGGCCGAGCCGGACGAGGGAATCTGGGAAGTGCGCGGCGAGCGCCAGCACTTCACCCACTCGAAGGTGATGGCGTGGGTGGCGTTCGACCGGATGGTGCGCGGGGTCGAGCGGCACGGGCTGGAGGGGCCAGTCGACCGCTGGCGCGCGACCCGCCAAGCGATCCACGACGAGGTGTGCGCGCGCGCGTTCGACCCGTCCGTCGGGCCGTCAGGCAGCTTCATGCAGGCGTACGGCTCGAAGCAGCTCGACGCGAGCACGCTCGTCATCCCGCTCGTCGGCTTCCTGCCGCCGACCGACCCGCGGGTCAAGGGGACGGTCGAGGCGGTCGAGCAGCGGCTGCTCGCGGGAGGGTTCGTGCGGCGGTACGACACCGCGCGCACGGACGACGGGCTGCCCGGAGGAGAAGGGGCGTTCCTCGCCTGCAGCTTCTGGCTCGCGCAGAACTACGTGCTGCAGGGACGCGGCGATGACGCCCTGACGCTCTTCGATCGGCTGTTGTCGCTGCGGAACGACGTCGGACTGCTGAGCGAGGAGTACGACTACAGGGACGGGAGGCTGGTGGGGAACTTCCCGCAGGCGTTTTCGCACCTCGGGCTCGTGGGGACGGCGTACGCGCTGGCGAACGCGACGCAGGTGAAGGGCAAGGCGGAGGAGACGGGGGGAGTGCCGATGCGGAGCGGAATGGGAGCAGGCGTTCCCGGCGGCGCAGGAAGTCGTTAG